Part of the Quercus lobata isolate SW786 chromosome 6, ValleyOak3.0 Primary Assembly, whole genome shotgun sequence genome, ATAAAAGTTCAACatcttccttctcaaaaaaaaaaaaaaaaaaaaaaaaaaaaaaaaaaaaaaaaaaaaaaaaaaaaaaaaagaaaaagaaaaagaaagaaaaagtgaaatataAAAGATGAAAAGAGATCAGTTTAAGGAGTGAGAGAGCACTTGGAGAGTCCCGCTGAATTAAGAAGATCTTAAACTCAAGTAGGGACTTTCGGGAGAATGGACTAAGCAACTaaggggaaagaaaagaagaaattaataaaGGTAAAAGAATGGAAAGGAAAACACTTCTCCCATGTATGTTTggaaataagaagaaaataagaaaaagaaaagaacataaTTAATATGCTTTCGTATGTTTGGTTTGTAAGGGGAAAGTGCatgaaaagatatatatatatatatatatatatatatatatatatatatatatgcttttttaACTTCTATAGCCACGTGAATTTGAAAGAGATGAATTTAAAATCTTgaacaaaatagtaaatttcATGCCATGAAAAGAAgtgttagtttttcttttccctttgttGCAACCAAATAAAGTTTTAAGGTTTGACAGAGATGAATGCACGCCCAATAGATGCAAGGCCTCTTCTACACGTGTTTGGTTATTGCATGGTGTCTTACTCTTGGGAGTTAATGGccatttgcaaaattttaattgtctTAAGATTGATGAGAAATTCAATCTTGGGGTGGGTTAGGTCTTAAGAAATTCAATTTATTGAACCAAGAGATGTTAGCTAAACAATATTGGAGAATTAGTCAACATCCTAATTCATTAATTGCAAGGACCTTCAAGGCTAAGTACTTCCCTAGGGGGTCAATACAGGATTGTTCCCCTAAACCACACCAGTCATGGGTTTGGAGGAATATAATCAAGTTTGATAACCCTAAACTTAAGGAAGGGAGATGGGGGGTAGGAAAAGGATGCAATATTCCTCTTAGTCATCAAGATTGGTGTAAGGGTCTTCCTCATAATCTACTTCACCCTAGTTTTACTACTGGTACAGTTGCTGACCTTATAGACCAACAATCTCATAAGTGGAATTCTAATTTAATAAGAGATATTTATCCTTTTCCCCTATGTAAGGAGATATTACAAATTCCCCTACCTAGGATCTGTTCTGTTGATGATAAGTTACTATGGAAGCACTCTAACAATGGTGAATTTGAAGTTAAAAAAGCATATAATATTCTGCTAGAGGACTACCTGACACTTTATAATGATCATCACAGCCAATCCCATGCTGATAATAAAGTATGGAAGCTAATATGGAAGATAAAAACCCcacaaaaaatttgtaattttatttggaaGCTTTTGCAGGAGGCTCTTCCCACCAGACAGCTTCTAAGGAATAGGGGAATCATTGATATTGGTCCTTGTCCTTTTCGCAATTGTGCAGAAGAATCCACAACCCATTTGTTCCTTATCTACCCTTTTGCTAGAGCTTGTTGGCATGGGTCACCATTAGCTGTTCACACATCTGATCTTCTTGGTATCTCTGTGCAGCAATGGTTAAAGGGATTAATTATGTCTCATAGTTTGGATGATGAGGTTTTTATGGAATATATGCAGAAAATTTTCATCACATTGTGGACAATTTGGTACCATAGGAATAGAGTGGTTCATGAGGAAATACAACCAAATCCCTTGGACGTTGTGCTTACAGCTCAAAATCTGTATTGCAGGTACAAAGAAGCATACTCCATCAATTACGAGCCAAACAGAAGCTGTTCCAGATCAAAAGTTGAACATAACACAGAAGCAGGACACTGGCAGCTGCTAATCAAGATTGCAGGGGTAAGAAACTCTAGAtgtaatagaagtgcttgggcTTATGAAGCTAAGGATATGCAAGGAGTTATCAAATTGTGTGGGGTAGCTAGCAGCAATGCAAGTACAACAAATGGGGCTGTACAGGAGGCTTTGATGGAAGCAATCATCACAGCCAACAACTACGGATTTAATAGGATTCTCTTTTTGACAAACAACAAGAATCTGATCCAACTTGTTCACAGATCTAAGACTCCAGCTTGGCATGAGAGGTCCTTGATTGCTGATTTGGATATTTTGTATCAAAGTGGTTTTGTTTGTAATCTGTTAGTTGTCCCCAATTGTGTCCTTGATTTTGTTAATGTTGCTGCAAAAATGGCAATCCGAATGCCACTACATCATACTTGGGTTCATCCTAGTCTTTTGTAATTTGATAAACTCTGTATCTTCCTTTgttggtatcaaaaaaaaaaaaaaaaaagattgatgagaaaaatcattttatttaatatgtCAGTGAGATTCTCCTTGTACTTAGTTTATACACTTGTACCCCTCATGGGATTGCAAGCATTCCAAGTCTTATTGGAAGGCTACTCATGAAACCCAAAGTTGGGTGTCAAAATGCCTTTAAGGCCCTCCAAACCTGAACTGCTTTATCTTCACCAAGAAAAGATACAAATGAGTTTAATCCATGCGTTTGGACTTGTTTGTATGTGTGTCATAAAGCGCGGGGAAAACAAATTGGGTTATCaacaataatatattaactcaaTTGTAGGAGTCCTTTTCAAATGAGTAAATCTAGGCTACGAATTACATGACAGTCTAATCATTATAAGCCACGTTTATCATAGTCTCCAAAGCTGTGTATGAAGACCCCATGATAAGTTACTGCCTCAATAGTCTCTAGTACATCCTTGCAAGCCCACTGGTGCTCTGCATCAGATATCTCTGCTGAATGGTTGCTGCACAATTGCTTAGAACTATTGCTGTGGCTGACCTTGTCTGCTAGTGATGATGCTGCTATGTTTGTACTAGCATCAGTAATGCTACAAACCAACTCTTTGCTCTGTTGTCCTGCACCACTATTAGACTGCTGTCCTGCACTAGTCTCAGCAGATAAATCCTTAAGCCTTGAGCAAACTTCATCAGTTTTAATATATTAACTCAATGGCAGGAGTCTTTTCAAATGAGTAAATCTAGGCTAcgaattttgttttgtttggttctccctttgttgttgtttttgttcttaCTCGGCATACAAAACTTTCACTTTTACAGAATTTCAGAATTTATGTATCCATAATGATCacgcaaaaaataaaataaaatcatattcttGATCTAAAAATGGGGAAAGAGATTTCAAGGGACACAATAACGTCCTGTTATTTAAAACGCAAACAAGcaaatcaaatttattattatctatgTAGAAATGAGACTTAATACATTGATCCCTTGTTCAAAAAACAGAAAAGCAAGACAGGGAAATAATGGAACTGAGACAACTGAATACATATCATCAACTTGTCAGTGAGCCATACTCAAAAGCTAGGCAGCAAAAAGTCAAGAGCTTGACTTCAATGTGTTCGCGATGTCAATGACAAATCGATATCTGACATCCGCTTTCGCAAGACGCTCCATGGCAGTATTCACATAATCAATTGGTATAACCTCAATGTCAGCAGTTATGTTGTGTTTGGCTGCAAAATCAATCATCTCTTGTGTCTCCTTCATGCTCCCAATGCAACTACCACCAACTAGCTTCCTTCCTGTTATTCCATAACACTTATTAATACAAAATTCTTAGTGGAACTACAGATATAGCAGCCATACGAGGGCTgaggaaaaaaatatgaaatgacAGCACCACATGAATTCCAATCAATAAGCACTAAAGCCAGCAATTAGGCTTGTACAACACAGTCATAAATTATACATAGATTCTTATATGCTTATTATATTAACAATACCATATGCCCTTTTCTTTTCGAatatagaaaatgttaaaaagccACATTCTTACCCATGAGTAAAGGAAAGACTGGTAATTCAAGCGGTTTCTCTGGTGCACCAACCATAACGAGCTTTCCTTGTGACTTCAACAGACCAATTAGAGGCAGGAGGGGATGCATAGCAGAGACTGTATCAATGATACCATCCATTGTGCCTTGGGCAGCCTAATATGGTCGATAAAGTTAGAATCTTTGATACAAATTACATTATTACAGTAACTTACATTCACATATAATTGTCAATGCAGCATGTTAATAACTTAGTACCTGCATCTCATCTTGGTCTTTGCTAACCAAAAACGAATCGGCACCAAGATGTTCCAAAGCTTCCTTCTTCTTGTTAACTGAAGTACTGATCACTGTCACCTTAACCCCCATAGCTTTGGCAAACTTCACTGCAACATGGCCTAGACCACCAAGACCAACCACACCCACATGCATACCAGGTTTGTCAAGCCCATAGTATCTCAAGGGACTGTACACTGTGATCCCAGCACAAAGGAGAGGGGCACCAGAATCAAGTGGAAGGTTGTCTGGAATACGGACCACATAGTGCTCATCGGCAACCATGATGTCTGAGTAGCCTCCTTGTGTGATGGTTCCATCAAAGTACTTGACGCCATAGGTGAGGATCATATCGGGGCAGTAATTCTCAAGTTCGTTGGCACAGCTATCGCAAGAGTGACATGCTCCAACCATGCAGCCAACACCAACTTTGTCTCCAACTCTGAACTTTTGTACCTTGCTTCCCACTTCTGTCACTACACCCACAATCTCATGCCTGCATTGTCGAATTCAGTTCACATGATTTCCATATgggataataaaaaaaattagaaattaagtAGAATCCATTCACTGATTTCATCCAACAGACACATAGGAAATAGCATCCAACTTGGCATGTTTTGGTGTGTTGAATTGAAAGATTTGAGAGAAGTGCAATATAAGTGCTAATTCATCCGCAATTGATTCCATGATTTTATGAGTTTCAAGTCTTCTCCAACTGTAAATTCAATACtaacaattttctattattcACTGCAATCCTAGAACCGCAGCACACAGCttctatataaattaaaaatctgGTTGTGCATTTCATTTGTAGTAGACTAATCTTACACGGATAATGTGGAGGCTACAGAAACTTGGATTTGTAGAATAGTCAAATAAGTGGTGCGCTAACAAAATGGGTCATATGTATTTTGTATGGCTATAAAAGCACCAGATGATGATTGATTGATTAAACTTGGGAATGGATAAAGCCAAAGTCTCTAGATAACTAATATCGTCTAAGAGACCTTGCTAaatgcctatatatatatatataaggcctAATATTAGGTCTAGTATAATAATTATGATTggtagaaaaaattattatttttgtatgattggtataaaaaatttacttttttgtatgattggtataaaaattttacttttttgtgatctgtttatttttataaaatggataggtaaagaaataaaatgaaataatgattGAGCCGTTTTCATTCtactaatttgattttttttcttatacaaGAGTAGAAGAAATTTAAATCTtacccaaattaattttttttatgtaataaaaattaattttatcttttacttttttatctaCTGAACACATAcgtcaaaatattttcaactccttatttttgagaatatatatataaaataagaaatactaAAAGTCATGGAAAACTTACCCAGGAACTAGTGGGTAGGTAGACATGCCCCATTCATTTTTGGCCATGTGGAGGTCAGAGTGACATATTCCACAATATAGAATTTTAAATGTTACGTCCTTCTCTCCTGTTGCCCTGCCAGttccaaaatatcaatttagtACATATATACCATGAAAccttcataaaataaaattcccaaaaaaaaaaaaaccataaaaccaATAGGAGACTATTGGTTAATTATTGACCAATCACCATAAGCATAAGCACCAATTCAACTAAAAAAAGGGGGGACATATCTCCATGCACACCATGTTTAATTGATCAAATAAATTCATTGATTTTTTGGTTATATCGTCTCTAAAATCTCCCATCGATCAAATAACATGAAATgataataagaataaaataagatgagctTTCGGAATAATCTCGCACTTGGGTgctatttttatatgaattttacGGTAAAATAATCCTGTTTAATTTTGATTGGctcttaattaaaaaagatttaaagaAGACTACGCTATTTTCTT contains:
- the LOC115950208 gene encoding uncharacterized protein LOC115950208 → MLAKQYWRISQHPNSLIARTFKAKYFPRGSIQDCSPKPHQSWVWRNIIKFDNPKLKEGRWGVGKGCNIPLSHQDWCKGLPHNLLHPSFTTGTVADLIDQQSHKWNSNLIRDIYPFPLCKEILQIPLPRICSVDDKLLWKHSNNGEFEVKKAYNILLEDYLTLYNDHHSQSHADNKVWKLIWKIKTPQKICNFIWKLLQEALPTRQLLRNRGIIDIGPCPFRNCAEESTTHLFLIYPFARACWHGSPLAVHTSDLLGISVQQWLKGLIMSHSLDDEVFMEYMQKIFITLWTIWYHRNRVVHEEIQPNPLDVVLTAQNLYCRYKEAYSINYEPNRSCSRSKVEHNTEAGHWQLLIKIAGVRNSRCNRSAWAYEAKDMQGVIKLCGVASSNASTTNGAVQEALMEAIITANNYGFNRILFLTNNKNLIQLVHRSKTPAWHERSLIADLDILYQSGFVCNLLVVPNCVLDFVNVAAKMAIRMPLHHTWVHPSLL
- the LOC115994455 gene encoding probable mannitol dehydrogenase yields the protein MAKSLEVEHPKKAFGWAAKDTSGHLSPFQFSRRATGEKDVTFKILYCGICHSDLHMAKNEWGMSTYPLVPGHEIVGVVTEVGSKVQKFRVGDKVGVGCMVGACHSCDSCANELENYCPDMILTYGVKYFDGTITQGGYSDIMVADEHYVVRIPDNLPLDSGAPLLCAGITVYSPLRYYGLDKPGMHVGVVGLGGLGHVAVKFAKAMGVKVTVISTSVNKKKEALEHLGADSFLVSKDQDEMQAAQGTMDGIIDTVSAMHPLLPLIGLLKSQGKLVMVGAPEKPLELPVFPLLMGRKLVGGSCIGSMKETQEMIDFAAKHNITADIEVIPIDYVNTAMERLAKADVRYRFVIDIANTLKSSS